The Williamwhitmania sp. sequence TCATCATCCTCAAGTGTCAAGCAATGATTATTGCAAATGATATCAAGTTCTTTGTAATCGGTTCCGTTGTCAATTCCCAAATAGTAATGTTTCAAATTCTCTGCCTTAATTGTTGAAGGTAATCGTTTACAATAATCCGATAACAACTTTGATGATTTCAATTCAGCACTTCTATAAAATTCGCTCAATTCATTGAAGTAAAGTCCATAAGAAATATTGGCAAAAATTACTTTGTCAAAAACCAGTGTGCCTCGTCTGACTTTGTAAGTAAAAGAATTTGGTGTTTTGTCGATTCTCCCAGTTACTTTGAGAATTGTAAAAGATATTGTGCCGTTTTTATGGTCAACAGAAAAATTTTCAATTACACTGTCGTAAAGTTCTAAATCATCGTTGACTTTATAGTCGGTATCTTCTTGCATTTTCTGTTCATTTTATTTTTTCACTCAATAATGGCTGCTGACGTTACGCATATGTTTTGTTGGGGAACCACGGAGCGCTTCACTATCACGGTATACAAAACTTTAATAGAAGCAAAAACCTTTAAATTGGCGCTTCAACCCCAATAAATATATGCGATGTTAACAACAGGCAATTTTATCTAGATTTAATCATTATCAGTCCATTAATACTATTTGAACCATAAATCTCTTTTGAAACTGGTTTATCAATCAAATTAATTCCTAAAATATCTGTAATCTTAATCGCATTAATCCTATTATAACAATCTTTATGAAAAATCTGCATACCATTAATTATCAAAACAGGTTCTTTCAAAGATGTGTCAATGTCAGCGGTTGTTATTATGTTACGTTTCAAGAATCTTCGTTTCGCTTTCTCGAAATTAGAATCAATCGATTTACTTGATTGTTTTCCTATTGTCGTTAAAATGATTACACTTGATCTAGACTTAAAACTTGTCAAGGAGTCTATTTGCAATTTATCAATTAGATCAAAAACAATTATATCCTCGTTTTTATACCTACTGAGTTCATTGTTGACAGATTTACAATTAAATGGGAATCCGTTAATTAAATACATAGTTGAGCTATCAATCAATGAATTTGGAAAAGTCCCAATTATCCAATTGTCAACATATCTCTTATCTAAAATCTGACCGTAAGTAGAATCTAATCCCATTACAATCAATAATAATATGAAAAGTTTTTTCTTCATTTTGCTTGTTGCTAACTCGTTTGTAGGCCTAACAAAATCATCACTATCCACCCATTTTGGGTTGTACAGGTCTGACGAGCGTCATTCTTTACACCAAACGTAAAAAAAATTCACCGCCTGGCAATCAATAGTTTAAGAAAAGAGGTTAGGGTTATTCCAAACTCTGCGTAACTTGATCCTGTGTAAAAGGGAGGTGGATAGCAGCTTAGGATATTAGGTTATTAGGTAATTAGGCCATTAGGAACTTTAAACCAGTCTTATAACTTTTAACTTTTAACTATCCAATAACGTCATCCGGAAATTGCCGTATTGGCCTATAGTCCCTATTGACTAATTTCTTCGGCTTCACGTCAATGCCCCTTAATGCTATCTAGAACAACGGTGTAGCGTAAGGGCTGGTATGGACCTACAATATCAGTTAAACCTGAATTACCATAGGCTAGGCACGAAGGTAAAATTACCTCGGCAGTATCCCTGCTGGCCATTTGGAGAAAAGCCAGATCAACTCCTTGCACCGGTTTGCCTTTTCCTACCACAAAGCTCGCCAAATTGTTATTGGATACCGAAATTGCAGAAAGGCTTGTGCCATCGAGGGTATAACAATTATAGTGGACATAAACAGTATCCCCTAACGTTACTAAGGGAACCACATGCTGCGTTAACGGAATAAAGTAGTATCCCTGCGATTGAAGGGTTGTAGCAGAAATTGAATTAGAACTTATGTAGCTGGAGATGCTTGCCTTTTCATTTTGAATACTTGCGCCATTTACGTATAGTATTTGAATTCTAAAATGCAACATAGAGTTCGCCGGCACTGGACCAGCCTCCTTTGCGCCATAGCCTACATCGCTGGTCATGTATATATCGCCAACCTCTCCCTGCTGCAGCAGCATTAACCCATCTCTAAGGCCACCAATAAGGTCGGTTTGACCAATGACGACCGTGCTAGCAACGGGCTTAAAAAAAGTGGTATCAATGTGATAGCGCTCAATGGTATCGAGCACGTTCGACATTATGGGAGTGCTGCCATTATAAAGGTACTCAGTATAGTTAAAAACTACAGTATCCCCAATATTTGGTTTATAGCCGTATCCTTTGCTTTGTATGGCGTGGAATACACTTCCTACCTGCTCGTAGGCTAAATTGTGAGAGCGGAGATAGCTCTGCAGGGTTGTATTTTGGGCAGTAATAATATCGCCATTCTCAGCGGTACAAGAAACCAACAAGGCAATGGCGCTGATATATAACCAAATCTTCATTTCCAAAAAATTATACTTCAAAACTTTAACAGCATTAAAATAGTGGTTCAACTACTTTAAGGTATCCTTAGTCGCAGTTGGTAACGCTCCATTACCCCTATACACCTTTAACAGCTCTACCTCAAAAACTACAGAGGTAAATGGTGGTATAATACCTGTTGAGGAACCATCGCGTCCAAAAGCCAAAGGACTGGGCAAAATTACTAAAGCTTTTTCACCTTCACACATATAACCTATAGCTTCTTCAAGCCCATCAATAACCTGCCACTTTTCGCCAAGAACAAAGGAGAAGGGCTCCTTCCGCTTCTTGGTGGAGTCGAAAAATTTTCCATTTAAGAACTTTCCTTCGTAATCCACCACCACGGTATCGCCAGCGACAACAGGCATTCCATGACCCTGGTTTAGTGGTACAAAGTACATTCCCGAAGCTGTTGGCTTCACATCAATCTTCTTCTGCTCCAAAAACTGCTTCAGTATAACCTTTTCGTAATCACCAAAATCCTCAATCCAAGTTAGGAAGGCCTCCTTCTCCCTATTGTAATCCTCCTGTGTTTGAACCTCCACAAGCCTGATATCAACCTTCATGTTCGACTGTTTGTCGAGAAAGGATGGCTTAGGCGATTCCAACGTTTTTTGGAAAAAGTTGTCGGCTGAAATGATAAAGGAGGCGCTATCTCCTTGTGAAAGCATGGCAAAGCACTCATCCACCGAGCCTGGAAAGCGAGAGGCAGAGAGTTGAAACCTTCTGCGCCCACTAAAAAAGGTGGAGTCCGACATGGTACGGTAAGCAATATCGGCCGTAATGTAATCGTTGATAGTAGCCTTTTTTTCTACGTCACCAATGGCCAGCAACTTAAAGTAAATCCCATTGGGTTTCTCCTCATACCCTGGGTATGGAGACTTTTTACAACCTAGAATTGCTAGGGCAGCAAATGACAAAAGTAGAAAAGTGCTTACTCTATTCATGGTTACTGAGTTTGAGATACCTTTAACAGCGTGATATTGTAAACGATTATGGACCGGGCCGGGATTCTCTCCTCATCACCAAGCAGTCCGTGAGCCAAATGTGGTGGAATCACCAAGATTGCTTTATCTCCCTCTTTCATTTGCAAAATTCCCTCCTCTAATCCCGATACCTCCTTGCCCATTCCCGGAACAATGCTCTTCTCCACCGGCTTATCGCCACCGTAGCAAATAGTTCCATTGAGTAGGCTTATGCTATAGGAGATTGTTACATCGCATCCACTAACAGCCTTTTTACCATTACCTTGATGGTAAATATAGTAATAAAGACCGGAACCAGTTGCTTTATAGGGCCAATTTCTACGTTCGAAATACCTAACTATATGGTGTTTATCCTCATTGATCAACTCCTTATTAACGCTCTGTATTCTGTTACTTAGCGTTGAAGCGTCAATTGGAAGCTGAGGCTGCTCCTTTGCATTGTGACAACCAGCCAACAGCAAACCCAAAAAAATAATGCTATGCGTTACGCAATTCCTTTTCATAGCCTTCCAATAGTTTTTCGAACTCGGCAATTGTCTCCATAAGAGTTTTGGTCGATTTCCCTCCTGCCGCATTCCTATGTCCTCCACCGCTGAAATGCTTCTTTGCAAACTCGTTGGCTGCAAAATTTCCGCGGGAGCGCAACGATAGCTTAATTTGATCTTCACGCTCCACAAAAAGCACTGTAAACACAATGCCTTCAATGGATAACGGAAGGTTTACAAAGCCCTCCGTATCACCAATTCTGTTGCTGTACTGCTTTATTTCAGCAGCTGTAAGCGAAATGTATGCCGTTCGTAATTTGGGTAATACAACCATTTTATCTTTGAGGCATAGCCCCATTAGCCGCATGCGACCTTCGGAAAAGCTGTCGTAAACAGCGGCGTGGATTCTCTCCTTCTCCGCGCCGGCATCCATTAGGTGGGCCAATACTGCAAAAGGTCGTCCGCTGGCAATGCCGTAGCTAAACGAACCGGTATCGGTCATTATGCCGGTATAGATACAGGTAGCTGCCTCCTTAGAAAGGTTAGTAGTAAGGCCCAACCCTTCGGCAACATCGTATACCAGCTCGGAGGTGGAGCTGGAAGAGGTTACAGAAAGACCTAGGGCAAAAACGTCGTCGGGCTCTGGATGGTGGTCGATAAGGATGCGCTTGGCGGTTGTTTTAGTAAGTCCCTCCTCAAGGCCGTTTACCCTGTTGAGCTGGTTAAAGTCGAGGCAGATTACAAGGTCGGCTTCGGCAAGCACCTTAGCGGCCTGAGCCTTCTGGTCGTAACCAATTACCACATCGGCGCCTCCGGGTAGCCAGCGTAAAAATTCGGGTAATCGATCAGGCATCAAAACATTGACGCGCCTTTCGTTGTTACTGAGCACATGAAAGAGTCCCAGCGAAGAGCCAATGGCATCTCCATCGGGGTTGGCATGCGAAATGATACAAATGTTTTTCGAGGTGGAAAGTATTGGAATCAGCAGCTCTACAAAACGAGCCTTATCACTTAGAATCAAAGCGCTACGGTTTTAAATTAAGTTCAAAGATACAACTTTATGGGGAAAAGTCTGATTTGGTCTTGAGACTTTCGCCTATTTCAATCGTGAAGGCTAATATTCAATTCGAATGAAATTCTGCATCGGGGAAGAGAGCCGTAATATAAAAACAACTATTTTTAGTAACTCAAATAACTATAAAACATGAAAGGAAATCTCACATTTTCGATGGTAAAGCCCACAGCAGTTAAGCAAAATCACATTGGGCACATACTTAACATGGTAACCGATGCTGGCTTCTACATCAGGGCCATTAAAATGGTAAAACTTACCAAGGAGGAAGCCGAACGTTTTTACGAAGTGCATAAGGGAAAGGAGTTCTTTGGCGGATTGGTTGAATTTATGACCTCTGGACCCTTGGTGGCAATGGTTTTGGAAAAGGAGAACGCTGTAGAAGACTACCGCAAACTTATGGGAAGCACCGACCCCAGCCAAGCAGCAGATGGTACCATCCGTAAGCTATATGCTGTCAGCAAAACGATGAATGCTGTTCACGGCTCCGACAGCGATGAGAATGCTCAAATAGAGATGGAGTTCTTTTTTTCGCAGAGGGAGATTTTTCGTCCAGTCTAGCGAAGCACCACATCGTCGATAACGCTGTAGCCCACCTTACGGTTGATGGCTGCCACAATGTCCTTGCGGAGCATGAGTAGTTCCGAGCGTACGATGGCCGAGCGCAAGCTTACAAAGAGCACACGATTGTGTACCGAAACCTTCAGCGTTTCTCGCGCCACGTTAAGGCCCACCACTTCGGGCCAAGCCAAGATAATTCTGGCTCTATCGAGGCCGGGCTGAAGGTTTTGCTCTTTGATAAGATCCTTCAAAATGGTGCCTATGGTTTTGCTGTTACTATTTCTCATCGTCCACTGGTATTACTAATCCATCATCAACCCTAAATAGGCGGTGCTGCCCCATGGTTTGCCGCAGTATACCGTCGAGCCTAGTCTTATTGCTATCGGTAATAAATATCTGGCCAAATCCCTCCCCTGCTACCAAGGCGATTAGCTGCTCCACGCGTTGCATGTCGAGCTTGTCGAAAATATCATCGAGCAGCAACAGCGGCTTCAATCCCGTTGCCCTGCTAATGTAGTCAAACTGTGCCAACTTAAGTGCAATAAGCACCGTTTTCTGCTGTCCCTGCGAACCAACCCGCTTCACAGGAAAGCCGTCAATCAACAGCTCAATGTCGTCACGATGAACACCAACGGAGGTATGCTGAAGAAAGCGATCCTTTTCACGGCTCATTTTCAGCAGCTCAACAAGCGGCTTTTTTGAGAGGCTCGACTCGTAGCCCAACTCCACCTTCTCCTTAC is a genomic window containing:
- a CDS encoding FKBP-type peptidyl-prolyl cis-trans isomerase is translated as MNRVSTFLLLSFAALAILGCKKSPYPGYEEKPNGIYFKLLAIGDVEKKATINDYITADIAYRTMSDSTFFSGRRRFQLSASRFPGSVDECFAMLSQGDSASFIISADNFFQKTLESPKPSFLDKQSNMKVDIRLVEVQTQEDYNREKEAFLTWIEDFGDYEKVILKQFLEQKKIDVKPTASGMYFVPLNQGHGMPVVAGDTVVVDYEGKFLNGKFFDSTKKRKEPFSFVLGEKWQVIDGLEEAIGYMCEGEKALVILPSPLAFGRDGSSTGIIPPFTSVVFEVELLKVYRGNGALPTATKDTLK
- a CDS encoding FKBP-type peptidyl-prolyl cis-trans isomerase, which translates into the protein MKIWLYISAIALLVSCTAENGDIITAQNTTLQSYLRSHNLAYEQVGSVFHAIQSKGYGYKPNIGDTVVFNYTEYLYNGSTPIMSNVLDTIERYHIDTTFFKPVASTVVIGQTDLIGGLRDGLMLLQQGEVGDIYMTSDVGYGAKEAGPVPANSMLHFRIQILYVNGASIQNEKASISSYISSNSISATTLQSQGYYFIPLTQHVVPLVTLGDTVYVHYNCYTLDGTSLSAISVSNNNLASFVVGKGKPVQGVDLAFLQMASRDTAEVILPSCLAYGNSGLTDIVGPYQPLRYTVVLDSIKGH
- a CDS encoding bifunctional oligoribonuclease/PAP phosphatase NrnA, with amino-acid sequence MILSDKARFVELLIPILSTSKNICIISHANPDGDAIGSSLGLFHVLSNNERRVNVLMPDRLPEFLRWLPGGADVVIGYDQKAQAAKVLAEADLVICLDFNQLNRVNGLEEGLTKTTAKRILIDHHPEPDDVFALGLSVTSSSSTSELVYDVAEGLGLTTNLSKEAATCIYTGIMTDTGSFSYGIASGRPFAVLAHLMDAGAEKERIHAAVYDSFSEGRMRLMGLCLKDKMVVLPKLRTAYISLTAAEIKQYSNRIGDTEGFVNLPLSIEGIVFTVLFVEREDQIKLSLRSRGNFAANEFAKKHFSGGGHRNAAGGKSTKTLMETIAEFEKLLEGYEKELRNA
- the ndk gene encoding nucleoside-diphosphate kinase, yielding MKGNLTFSMVKPTAVKQNHIGHILNMVTDAGFYIRAIKMVKLTKEEAERFYEVHKGKEFFGGLVEFMTSGPLVAMVLEKENAVEDYRKLMGSTDPSQAADGTIRKLYAVSKTMNAVHGSDSDENAQIEMEFFFSQREIFRPV
- a CDS encoding FKBP-type peptidyl-prolyl cis-trans isomerase is translated as MKRNCVTHSIIFLGLLLAGCHNAKEQPQLPIDASTLSNRIQSVNKELINEDKHHIVRYFERRNWPYKATGSGLYYYIYHQGNGKKAVSGCDVTISYSISLLNGTICYGGDKPVEKSIVPGMGKEVSGLEEGILQMKEGDKAILVIPPHLAHGLLGDEERIPARSIIVYNITLLKVSQTQ
- a CDS encoding DUF721 domain-containing protein gives rise to the protein MRNSNSKTIGTILKDLIKEQNLQPGLDRARIILAWPEVVGLNVARETLKVSVHNRVLFVSLRSAIVRSELLMLRKDIVAAINRKVGYSVIDDVVLR